AGCTTCCAGAAAGCGTCTTTATGCACCAGATACCCCAGCCAAGGAAAGAGCTGACCGATGAAAAACTCCTGAAAGACTACGAGTATCTCATAAAACTGAGGGAGGATGTGATGAAGACTATAGAGGTAGCCCGAAGGGAAAAGGCGGTGAACCATCCTTACGAGGCTCAGCTCTTTCTCTGGGGAGATGGGCTGGAAGTGGCAAGAGAGTATGAAGACTATCTCAAATACTTTTTCACAGTCAGCAGGGTTCACTTCTCCGAAGGTGGTCAGTATGTGCTGGAGGGCGAGTCCGTAAAAGGCGTAAAGGTGGGCGTGTCCCCTGCAGAAGGGAGGAAGTGCCCGAGGTGCTGGCTTTACTATCCTGAGGAGGAGTTTGAGGGAGAAGTATGCAGAAGATGTGCAGGGGTGCTTCAGGAGGTATAAATTTAGTATGTTTGGAGGTCTAATTATGATGAAGCAAAGCATACCTCTCATAGAGCTTTTAAAGGAAGAAGAGGGTCCAATCCTAATCGCAAGCCATGAAAATCCCGATGCGGATACTCTTGGCAGTGCTCTTGCTCTTTACATGTTTCTCAGGAAAAAGGGCAAAAGGGTTGTGGTAGGATGCAAGGATAGGGTGCCCCACTTCCTTGACTTTCTACCGGGTGCTGAGGAGGTGGTCAGGTTGCCGGTTAATGAGGTATTCAGTCTTGCTATAGTGGTGGATGCCAGCGGTTTCTACAGGGTTAACGCAGAAGTGAAGACTTTCAAAAGGGTAAGGATAGACCATCACGTGGGTGGAGAGTTCTATGGAGAGTATGATTACATAGACCCCGACGCACCATCCACCACAGCACTTATATACAGGTTAATCTGTGAATGGGACAGGTCTGCCATAGACAGAGATATGGCGGAAAACCTCTATGCCGGACTTGCAACAGATACTGGCTTTTTTAAATATTCCAACACAGACGCAGAAACCTTCCAGCTGGCTAAGGAGCTGGTGGAGCTGGGGGCTCAGCCCCACTGGACCTTTGTGAACTTTGCAGAAAGAGAAAGCTTAAACAAAATGAAACTTATATCAAAGGTGCTTGAAACTATGTCTCTTCACGAAGATGGGCTCGTGGCAGGCATAACCATCTTTGACAGGTTTTTCAGAGAAACGGGCTGTGAATACCCGGACAGTGAAGGGCTTGTAAACTATCCTAGGTCTCTGGAAGGGGTTGAAGTAGCCTACGCTATTATAGAAAAACCAGAGGAGGGCGTGTGGAAGGTGTCTCTCAGGTCAAAGGGTAGGGCAGATGTAGCAAAGATTGCGGAAGCCCTGGGCGGTGGAGGGCACAAATACGCCTCTGGATGCAAGATTCAGGCAGGTGGTTATCAGGAAGCTCTTGAGAAACTCCTGAAGGCTGTGAGAGAAGGCCTTGAGAGAGACGGTCTAATAAAACACGCTGTAAGCCAGACCGCCTAAGTGTTCCCTGAGAGCCTTGTAGCTGTCATTGAGAACACTCATGCGAGGGATGAAGCTGTAAAGATTATAAGTTTTATCTTGCTTGAAATCTGTAGGGTAGGGCACAACCTCCAGACCTGACCTTTTAAAAGTTTCAACAGCCCTCGGCATGTGATATGCGGATGTTATGAGGGCAACTCTTTCAAAACCTCTCCTCTTGCATATTTCCTTCACATACCTCGCATTTTCAAAGGTATCCCTGCTTCTGACTTCTGTGATTATGCTGTTTTTGTCCACTCCCAGCTCCTCAAGAACCTGTCTCATGACCTCCGCCTCAGGGAGCTTTCCTATGCTTGCACCACCTGAGAGTATGAGAGGGAGCCCATATTTTTTGTGAAGTATAAAGCCAGTTAGAAGCCTTTTCATGGAGTCCTCCTTGAGAATCCCCGTGTTATAGGCTCCGCCACCAAGAACTACCAGTGCATCAACCCTCAGACTCTCCGGAACAGGGTAGGCTTTCTCCAGAGGTCTGTAAAGCATATCTTTTACAGGCTCTACCGATAGCAAATACAGACTCAGAGCACCGAAGATTGCTATGAAATTCACAGATTTCCTCTTTGAAATCATGGCTATAAGAAAGAACATGAGAATAAATATGGCAGGTGGAAGAAGAAGAAAGCTCAGGAGCTTTTTCAGAAAAAAGCTCATCTCCCTGTCCGGACACCTATGAGCACATTTTCCACGCCAGCACCTTTACCCACATCCATGAGGGCAACCACAAACTTGTGTGGCACATCCTCATCAGCCTCCACCACAAGGGTCTTTGGCTTCTTTTCCTGAATATCCCTTTCTATATCTTTCAGGCTCATATCCCTCCCACCTACCTGATACCTGCCATCCCTGAGCACCTGAACCCTGAAAACCTCAAGGCTCAGCTTTTCACCCTCCTTTGCAAAGGGAAGCTTTACTGCAAGAAAGGTCACGGGCGACTGAAAGGCAATGACTGCAAGAAATAGAAAGACCGCAAGAAGCGTGTCCACAAGAGGGACAACATCTATGTATGCCCTTTCGTCGTAGCTCAGCCTTCTTCTTCTCATCTGAGTATCCTCAAAACCTCAAAGACTTCAGACTCAATCCTGTTAAGGATGCTGTTGCCCCATATCCTGAAGAGCCAGTAGGCAATCAATGCGGGTATGGCAACCGCAAGCCCTGTCGCCGCAGCCACAAGAGCCTCACTTATACCCTTTGAAAGCAAAACCATTGCCTGCTCGGGGTTTGCCGTGGCAAAGGCTGAAAAAACCTTTATGAGTCCAGTAATGGTCCCAAACAGACCTATCAGGGGGGCAACGCTTGCCACGGTGGACAGCAGAGGAAGATTCTTCTCCAGCTTTGGCACGAGCAGTGAGAGCTCAAGGTCAAGGCTTTTTATCATATCCTCCCTGCCAGCCTTGCCTTCTCTGTAATTCTGCAGCATTTCTTTGAGCATGCCTGCGGTATGGGAGCTGTCAGTGGAAAGCAGTTTTATGGCCCCCTCTATGTCCCCACTTGCGATAAGAGGCTTCAGGTCCCTTACAGTCCTGCTTATGTAGTTGGAGGCACGGAGATGAAATATGCGTTCCACTATCACAGCCCAGGAAAGCACTGAAAGAAATAGCAAAGGATACATGGCAAGTCCGCCTTTCTGCAATAGCTCAAAAAGTCCTTCCATATCACCTCACCTCACACTTTGGTAGACCCTGCCTCAGCCTGTTGTATAAGTTAACATCCTCGGGACTTGACCTGCTAAGGTCAAACCTCTCCAGCATACAGCTGGCATCTCTTCTTGCACCAAGCTCCAGAAGCACACGGGCACCCTCAAGCACTGCCTGATTGTAGTAGGGTTCCCCCCTATAGTTGAGAGATACTTCCACAAAGTTCTCAAGGGCTTTTTTCTTATCACCCTTTTTCAGGTTGTCAAAGCCCAGAAGAAGAATCGCTTCCCCTCTTAGGCTTCTATCTGGGCTTTTTACAACATAGTCCAGTAAAGCTGTATCCCCACTCTGCCTGTAAAGGTCTATGAGATACCTTTCAAACTCCTGACTTCTGTATCCCCCCTTTATGATATCACGGGAGAGGGAGAGGGCAGAGGAAGTATCTCTCAGAGCTAGGTAAAGACCCACAGCCCTCACCCTGTCGGGGTTTTCCCCTTCAGCAAGAAGGTCCGCAAGGCTCTTAGTATCACCCGCTGATGTGTAGAGCTTTATAAGCTCTTCCCTTGCCTGCCTTCTGTCTTCTTCAAGCTCTGCCTCCCTGTAAACTTTGTAATACAGGACAAGTTTTTTGGGAATCTCCTCTTCCAGTTGGGCAAGCTTAAGGATGGCCTTGAACTTCAGAGGCGTGTTAAGTAGTCTGAGAAGTTCCTGCTCAGCCCCCTTTCTATCTCCCCTCTTTGCCTGAAGCACTGCGTACTGATAGATTATTTCGGGTGGTGGGTTTTTCTCCCTTTCCATGTAGCCTTTTATAAGCCTCTCCATCTCCTCATCCCTTATATC
This window of the Aquificaceae bacterium genome carries:
- a CDS encoding bifunctional oligoribonuclease/PAP phosphatase NrnA yields the protein MMKQSIPLIELLKEEEGPILIASHENPDADTLGSALALYMFLRKKGKRVVVGCKDRVPHFLDFLPGAEEVVRLPVNEVFSLAIVVDASGFYRVNAEVKTFKRVRIDHHVGGEFYGEYDYIDPDAPSTTALIYRLICEWDRSAIDRDMAENLYAGLATDTGFFKYSNTDAETFQLAKELVELGAQPHWTFVNFAERESLNKMKLISKVLETMSLHEDGLVAGITIFDRFFRETGCEYPDSEGLVNYPRSLEGVEVAYAIIEKPEEGVWKVSLRSKGRADVAKIAEALGGGGHKYASGCKIQAGGYQEALEKLLKAVREGLERDGLIKHAVSQTA
- a CDS encoding YdcF family protein, giving the protein MSFFLKKLLSFLLLPPAIFILMFFLIAMISKRKSVNFIAIFGALSLYLLSVEPVKDMLYRPLEKAYPVPESLRVDALVVLGGGAYNTGILKEDSMKRLLTGFILHKKYGLPLILSGGASIGKLPEAEVMRQVLEELGVDKNSIITEVRSRDTFENARYVKEICKRRGFERVALITSAYHMPRAVETFKRSGLEVVPYPTDFKQDKTYNLYSFIPRMSVLNDSYKALREHLGGLAYSVFY
- a CDS encoding biopolymer transporter ExbD codes for the protein MRRRRLSYDERAYIDVVPLVDTLLAVFLFLAVIAFQSPVTFLAVKLPFAKEGEKLSLEVFRVQVLRDGRYQVGGRDMSLKDIERDIQEKKPKTLVVEADEDVPHKFVVALMDVGKGAGVENVLIGVRTGR
- a CDS encoding MotA/TolQ/ExbB proton channel family protein, translating into MEGLFELLQKGGLAMYPLLFLSVLSWAVIVERIFHLRASNYISRTVRDLKPLIASGDIEGAIKLLSTDSSHTAGMLKEMLQNYREGKAGREDMIKSLDLELSLLVPKLEKNLPLLSTVASVAPLIGLFGTITGLIKVFSAFATANPEQAMVLLSKGISEALVAAATGLAVAIPALIAYWLFRIWGNSILNRIESEVFEVLRILR